The Scyliorhinus canicula chromosome 11, sScyCan1.1, whole genome shotgun sequence genome contains a region encoding:
- the selenoo1 gene encoding selenoprotein O1 — protein MAVSAARCARRALRYRHQHRAGGLRSGRGAAGVPVSARRAMGTGGSGRAGLRNLRFDNLALRSLPVEPSREPGSRQVPGACFSRVRAALVEQPRLVAQSLPALRLLDLEPEGEPGWEQELAEYFSGNRQLAGSESAAHCYCGHQFGNFAGQLGDGAALYLGEVLNSKGHRWELQIKGAGPTPYSRQSDGRKVLRSSIREFLCSEAMFHLGIPTTRAGTCVTSDTKVVRDVLYDGHPIYEKCTIVLRIAPTFLRFGSFEIFKPMDESTGRKGPSCGRNDIRVQMLDYVIGIFYPEIQSAHSQNTLQRNAVFFREITKRTARLVAEWQCVGFCHGVLNTDNMSIVGLTIDYGPFGFMDRFDPDYVCNGSDNGGRYAYNRQPEICKWNLSKLAEALVPELPLEESRPIIEEEYNAEFEQHYQQKMRKKLGLLRHEKAEDEQLVSELLHVLQTSGADFTNTFRLLSEVPIPGASTLFTLEEFLGKLIEQCATLEEIKLASKPTMDPRQLSMLLALSHSNPQLFDLLGNKEGIAKELARIEHFAELQEMTTEMLLSKQKKAWTDWLQKYRSRLENEAEDVDDISEVNAERVKVMNSNNPKFILRNYIAQNAITAAENGDFSEVRRVLKLLENPYNEEVCVKEVLLQEATVEVAASSDTENSRRMPYHSKPPAWARNLLVTUSS, from the exons ATGGCAGTGAGTGCGGCTCGCTGCGCCCGCCGAGCTCTCCGGTACCGACACCAGCACCGAGCCGGTGGGCTGAGGAGCGGCCGGGGAGCGGCGGGGGTCCCCGTCTCCGCACGCCGGGCCATGGGCACGGGAGGCAGCGGCAGAGCCGGCCTGCGGAACCTCCGCTTCGACAACCTGGCGCTGCGCTCGCTGCCGGTCGAGCCGTCCCGGGAGCCGGGCTCCCGCCAGGTGCCGGGCGCCTGCTTCTCGCGGGTGCGGGCGGCGCTGGTCGAGCAGCCCCGGCTGGTGGCCCAGTCGCTGCCGGCCCTCCGCCTCCTCGACCTGGAGCCGGAGGGGGAGCCGggctgggagcaggagctggccgAGTACTTCAGCGGCAACCGGCAGCTGGCCGGCTCGGAGTCCGCCGCCCACTGCTACTGCGGGCACCAGTTCGGCAACTTCGCCGGGCAGCTGGGCGACGGCGCGGCCTTGTACCTGGGCGAGGTGCTCAACAGCAAGGGGCACAGATGGGAGCTGCAGATCAAAGGCGCCGGACCGACCCCTTACTCCAG ACAATCAGATGGTCGAAAGGTGCTTCGTTCCAGTATAAGAGAATTTCTCTGTAGTGAGGCCATGTTCCATCTGGGAATTCCAACAACACGGGCGGGTACTTGTGTCACGTCAGATACTAAAGTCGTGAGGGATGTGTTGTATGATGGACATCCAATATATGAAAAATGCACTATTGTTCTTcgtattgctcctacatttttacG TTTTGGATCCTTTGAGATATTTAAACCGATGGATGAATCTACAGGTCGAAAGGGACCTAGTTGCGGTAGAAATGATATTCGAGTCCAAATGCTTGACTATGTTATTGGAATATTCTATCCAGAAATTCAGAGTGCACATTCCCAGAACACGTTACAGCGAAATGCTGTTTTCTTCAGAGAG ATAACCAAGAGGACAGCCAGACTGGTTGCTGAATGGCAATGTGTTGGATTTTGTCATGGTGTACTAAATACAGATAATATGAGCATCGTAGGTCTCACCATTGACTATGGACCTTTTGGATTCATGGATAG GTTTGATCCAGATTATGTATGTAATGGCTCTGATAATGGAGGCCGCTATGCTTACAACCGTCAACCTGAAATCTGTAAATGGAACCTGAGCAAATTGGCTGAGGCCTTGGTCCCTGAGCTGCCCCTGGAGGAGAGTCGGCCTATCATTGAAGAGGAGTACAATGCAGAATTCGAGCAACATTACCAGCAAAAAATGAGAAAGAAATTGGGACTTCTTCGACATGAGAAGGCAGAGGATGAACAATTAGTTTCTGAGCTGTTGCATGTTTTACAGACATCAG GTGCAGATTTTACGAATACCTTCCGTTTGCTTAGTGAAGTTCCAATTCCTGGAGCTTCCACTCTTTTTACACTGGAAGAATTTCTTGGAAAGCTGATCGAACAATGTGCAACATTGGAAGAAATAAAACTGGCCTCCAAACCAACCATGGATCCACG GCAGCTGTCCATGTTACTGGCACTGTCCCACTCCAATCCACAGCTCTTTGATCTGCTTGGCAACAAAGAAGGAATTGCTAAGGAGTTGGCTCGCATAGAACACTTCGCCGAGTTGCAGGAGATGACAACTGAGATGCTGCTAAGCAAACAGAAGAAAGCATGGACAGACTGGCTACAAAAGTACAG gtcTCGTTTGGAGAATGAAGCAGAAGACGTTGATGATATTTCTGAAGTAAACGCTGAACGTGTGAAGGTGATGAATTCAAACAACCCAAAATTTATCCTAAGAAATTACATTGCACAGAATGCAATCACTGCTGCAGAGAATGGGGACTTCTCCGAG gttAGGCGAGTTTTAAAGCTTCTAGAGAATCCATATAATGAAGAAGTCTGTGTGAAAGAGGTTCTCCTACAAGAAGCAACAGTAGAGGTTGCAGCTTCTAGTGATAcagaaaacagccggagaatgccGTACCACAGTAAACCACCTGCTTGGGCTAGGAATCTTTTAGTTACCTGATCTTCGTAA